AGCTGGACCAAAGGATCTTTGAGGATTGAGAATGCAGTGAAGGATTTGCAAAAGCTGGAAAATGCAGTTAGAAATATTTGTTTCTAAGATTTATTGTgcgattttctttttaaatttgggTTTATCAGGGAAAAGGATATTGTGTCTTTGCAATTAATTACtatggaaagaaaaataaaaatttaataggaTAGAAGAGAAACAATGCAGTTTGAAGATGGAGTTCAccaaattgaatatttttgcCACCCAACAtaacgtaaaaaaaaatgaaatttttgccACCCAACAAAACATTGAAAGCAAAGGTCACCACTCCTGAATCTCTTTTGCCTCTGAGACTAAGAAATGGCCTAAAGAACAAGAGTACAGCAACAAAATCTCACCTCTCTTTCTAGAAAACCCTGTTCCTGACAGCATCGTCCTCATAACCCTCAACTCAAACACATCGCTTTGAATCTTCATTGATTCTCCTTCCTCTGGAGTTATCGGTTTGAACCACTTTCTTTAAACCAAACATCTCTTCAATCTGAAGTTATCCAATGCTTGCCTTTCAAGTTTGTTCTGTTCCCAATATTGGTCCTATGTCGGGGTATTTAATTTTGGGGTGACAGAGATCCTAGTTCGGGAACTGTTTGCGAAAGAGGAGTAAAAGAAAGCAGAAAGAATAGGTTTGCAATTAAGTCCTTGCccgtggaagaagaagatgatgtgtcaaacaatttttttttaaaattcaaaattgacacGTCACCATGCCACGTAAGAGAAAAAATGAACAGCTCATCAAGTTTAGTCCAGAGAAGCAGTTtcatcgttaaatatttaacgccgtgaccaaaaaggattaaattgcacatttttttcacaacttgggaccacattgaactttttaaaaaaggtaggacgaacttgaacatttcccttataaagagagacaaaaagaggtattaagcctttcaCAAATTAAAGGAAGGCTGTCATGCTAGTTCTGGTAAATATTGTCAATTTTCAACTTCATTATTTATCTACACAAATTTGTCTCCATAGGCTTTAAGCAATGTATATTTAAGTGCATGTTATTCTGTTTTCTAATACAGACAGCTTAGACTTCTATCTTTATCAGAGTATTTGTATACTTTTCATGATGAATTAAGTGGACTGTGCAACTCAATTTGTTAGTGACATAATTAATGACTGCATATATGTCTGCACTTAATTGAAGTTATTCCTTATCAttctattctttctctttcctGGTAACTTGTGTATATAGGTAAAAGATATTGGATTCACTGGGGTTTTCAGGTTGATCTTCAAACCACTAGTGAATGAGTTCCCGGGTTTCGGAGCTGTTTGTTTTTCCTTGAAAGAAAAGGTGAGTTACAATGCCTTGTAACATTTTCTTTTACCggtaagattaaaaaaaataacatttcaaaatttatttggtCCAAGAAATATTTCTACAATTTGGAGGAAGGATAATTCACACGAGATTATATAATGGTATCCTCTCTTTGACGTAACTGGAAACATGCATAGGTTCAGGGCATGGCAAGATATCAGTAACAAGATGCAGATTCGTACTTGGgataaatagattttttatgTCATTTCTGTGATGTCAATGTGGCTTGTTCAAATATGTGTAATCTACAAAATCAAACTGTttctaaaatttcttcctatttttctttgttctgGCAACAGAAAGATCTGGATTTTACTCTGAAGGTTATTGGTGGTGATTTATCAGCCTTGCCGGGAGTATCTGATGCAATAGAGGTACGAAGTAAATCACATGTTTATGGTACTTTTGTCATTCCTTTGATTTTTGTCATGTTAGATTGCCGAAGGTATATTACAAAATATGTAAGTCATGTATCTCTAATCTTCAGGTGTTGGATCTCCTAGTTGTGCGATAAAATAGTAATCAGGCattatgttttcattttgatCCGTGCAATAATCTCAATAGTCTAATAAAATCCTTTTTGTGGTTTCACCGATTTCAATGATGTAGATAGTAACTTTAtcaataacaaatattaatgtTAGTTGTACATTATCATCCCTTCACGAATTATTAAGTACTGTGAGTGAGTAGTTTACTAACTTTTACAACAATATTCATGTATACGTAAGACTGAGATGAGCGAGTTTCTATTGTTGAACTTATCTAAAGGAAGAAGGTGTATTTTAGAAGATTAAATGCACTTAAAAATATTGATCGGTGAACtggttaaaaattataataaaagtaaatatatgtttaacGAAGTTAATTATAATCAcaattgttaatatttattatcatactTTATTCTGAAAagtgtattatattttatttagattttagcCAAATCAGTTATAAAGGCAAGGTTAGATGGAGCAATGAAATTCAAATGCATTGTAATTCATAACGTGGAGAAGTATAATCAGTTACTACAATTAGGCTTTATTATCAATTCGCATTGCATTGTCCATATTCATTCCGCACTCTAACTTGGTAATAAACTCTGGTGTTGTTTATTAAGGAAACAATTAGAGATGCGATTGAAGACTCTATAACTTGGCCTGTGCGCCAAATTATACCCATTTTACCAGGAGATTACAGGTATGCAAAAGTTAATTCTCTCTTCcaaaagtagaaaaatattttttttattaccttATCTTTGAGAATTtcaaaaaatagaaattgataTTTTGACAAATATCCTACCTACTTTTAAGGATAATGttattaatgaaaacaaaaatttacaatcgaaaagaaaaatataaatgaataaaataatcgatattaaataattgtataaatttatttgtgttATCAAATCAATGATAGTTATTTACTTAGTTAGTCCAACAAATATACTAACAAACATGGCTTAACAAGATTCATTCACCGTCACTTATCTAAAGtaactaaataatattaataaaaatattttatagttaatttatcacatattaatataatatatgataaatCTCAGTATTTTGAATTCTGAATCCTAGTAAgaacaataatattataataatggtgtaaaaataagtcaattCAGTTTATATGAAATCAAGTCCATATAAGTTAAAAACGATTTAAATAAACTAGACTTCATtagaaattttgtaatttgacTTAGTCTAGTATGAGTTaagaaagtaaatatttattcttctaacttatataatatatttattataatagaatttGTATGGTATATAGTATAGACAGAACGGTTAACACTCAGGACTGTTCGGTCCATTCGCTGCATCAATATTGGACCATAATTGGGTCAacatttaagttattattattggGCCAATAGTCTAGCAAACGatataataatcaaagatatcatGATTAAAGATATCTATAAGTATAAGTAACTAACCAAATCTaaaggtaagtttgtttttattttattggatctGTGCTAGTTTAGGATCATGAGATGATTTATAATATAAGGTCAAGGCCAAAAGCCAGGTATGTTCTACTAGACCACAAGTACTCAATTGTGATAAACAATTTACTAAActacgcctaacttgagcgtcagagtcagagtgtcttttgcaggtactCACCCTCCAGTCAAGAGTGAAAGCGTTCGAAGCAGGCGACTCAAGCACTTGAGCatcggagtgtcttttgcaggtactCACCCTCTGGTCAAGAGTGAAAGCGTTCGAAGCATGCGACTCAAGCATTGGGTATGTGTAGGGTTGAGAGATATACCTTTCTAATGTAGTCTTCTTGCATGCTTGAGTCACCTGCTCCGAATGCTTTCACTCTTGACTACCTGCAAAAGACGCTCTGACGCTCAAATTAGGCGTAGTTTAGTGAATTGTTCATCACAATTGAGTACTTGTGGTCTAGTAGAATAGATCTCTAAACTAGCACagatccaataaaataaaaacaaacttatctTTAGATTAGtttagttactcataaacggCTCATtgatatctttaatcagatatctttgattattaCATCGTCTGTTGGACTATTGgcccaataataacttaaatgtTGGCCCAATTATGGTCCAACATTATTGATATAGGGGATGGACCAAACGATGAgtgttaaccgttcggtctatacTATATCATACAGAATCAAAAGTAGATTAACTTAATCcacttatttataataatacaattagaATGTTCAACTATTTCATTAAACATTACACTTAAAAAGTAATGTATAAAAATAgtgagtaaaaataaaaaatactaacttataaaatgagataaacaaataaatccaaatcattcaaaaaatattgaacaatATTCTAGTCTTAGAAAAACAAAGtgttaactcaaataattaagaacaataaataattaaataaaaaaatgatgaaaatttttataaagaattaTTCCTTATAGAATTTGACACGAATCTATTTAACATCCggattataatttaatttgacgTATAttctgttatatatatatatatatatatatatatatatatatatatatatatatatatatatatatatataatgttattgAGAATCAACTCTCTTCACTTTCAACTGTTTTTAACCGTGTTTTGGCGGTGACCACTGTTGAAAAGACGAATATTTTCCCTTCATAGTCTAATGCAAAGTGCAATTTCATCTTTTCCTATTTATCCAACTAGATTTTCCTTTGTTTCTTCACATAGCAACGAGGATCTCAATGGACCTCTTTCTTGCATTTTCCCACATATCAATAAATACACATAAGGATAACTCCTGCAAGTTCACGCAGATACAAACAGAGTTGAAGTGTCTTACAAATATATACTAGAGAGCCAAAAAGTCAATTTCCAATTGATATTGTTTTTTGAAATTGGACTGCATATATAACTTCATCAATGCTCACAAACCTCTTTAGTTGTTCCATACTTGACATGACACATATAGCAATATTTATGCCTATTTAGGTATATGCTAATAGATCGAAAAAAAGTTCACCCTTTCAATAGTCATCATCACAATCATGGTCACTAAATAACAAACCGAAACTTGCATAGAAACCCCAATTTACCGAAACTTGCATAGAAACCCCAATTTCTATAAATGGTTCACCGCAAACCCCgagcacaaaaaaaaaaaaaccttcaaatAATGGAGTCTCCCCACAAGatcataaaatatgtttataatcCCTCAAACAAAGCTAAACACAAATGTTCTCAGATGAGAAACTAAGAgatgaaaaaactaaaatagagTAAGTAAGAATCCAATAAATTTCGCACCAAACCACTTTTCACCAATCCAACAACTGAGAATGAAGAAATATCTAGAACtgaactttttcttaaaatatcaaCTCGAACCAAATAAGAGTCAATCTTTTATTGAAGCTGTCTAGTGACACATCTAAAAACACTTTATagtcctttttcttcttcttactCTACACTTTTTCTTAATTCTTGAAGCAAAACTTGCTTTTGATAAGATGTtaagaatgcaaatgcaatataTACGcgaagaataaagaaaaatagtgCTAGGCACCTGTTCTAAGGCCTATAAGAAATATTGGATCAGTGATGTAACCCAACAAGCTAGAGTTAGCCAAAGTTTAGAAACTAAAGGGATTCATCACCTGTAACATGAGTATATGTGTTTGATAATATTCCAATATCCTTCTCTTAATTTGAGTTCGTGTGATTGTTTCTTCCTCTTTCAGTAATCTAGAGTTGAAACCTGTTGGAATACTGGAAGTAAAACTAGTGCAAGCAAGGAACTTAACAAATAAAGATTTGATTGGGAAATCCGATCCTTACGCTGTCCTTTTTGTACGCCCGCTTCGTTCCAGAACCAAAACCAGTAAAGTAGTGGTaagacaacttttttttttcaatggaagcttcatttacatttttcttttaatatttattgaataattaGTGTGTGATAATAATCCAACTGCGCCCGGGCGTGTTCAGAACAACCAGTTGAGTCCAATATGGAACGAACACTTTGAATTCACTATAGAAGATGCGGCAACGCAGCACTTGACCATAAGAATTTTCGATGATGAAGGCATTCAGGCTTCTGAACTTATTGGCTGTGCCCAAGTTTCACTGCAGGATCTCGAACCTGGCAAAGTCAAGGATGTATGGCTTAAGTTGGTTAAGGATTTGGAGATCCGTAGAGATAACAAACAAAGGGGTGAGGTAATATCGTATATTCTTTAGCGTCTCCGTAACATTCATCTACCATTCCATCTAACTGATCAATGCCAATAGCAATTTTTTACAGAACTTCCCCCCGGTGGCATGCGTAGAATAACGAAAGTGTTTTCAAGTTTTCTAAGTTATAGACTCTCCCTACACTATAGGCATCGAATCTGGCCTTTTTCTTCAATGCTTGCAGTTTGGGTTTTCTTGTCGTATACTCCATCAGTGCAGTTttcaaaaaatcaaattcactGATGATTTTATCTCagtcttaataattttttttgaaattaattattcgCTATATCTcgatcaaataatatatttataaagaaaaagtaaggtTAGTTTGATAAATTTGTCTCGGAGTagtatatttattcttattcttaattTAGAACCTTAAATTACACTCATAATGAGAAGGGTGAGTAATATTGTACTCGTTCAAATTCGATTTTTTTAATAAGCCAAATTCGTATTAGGTGAGTCCATAATTGTTATTTCGACACATAAATATATACCCTATGTAGGTGCACTTGGAGCTCTTGTACTGCCCAATTGGAATGGAAAGCGCCATCAAGAACCCTTTtgaccctgatttctcattaaCCTCGTTCGAGAAGACCCTCAAGAGTGGTGAGGCAGAGGTTGAGGATCCTACAGGGTCACGTAAGAGAAGCAACGTGATCGTAAGAGGGGTTCTATCTGTCACGGTCATTTCAGCTGAAGACTTACCAGTAGTGGACTTAATGGGCAAGGCTGATCCATTTGTTGTCCTTAGTttgaaaaaaacagaaaaaaaactCAAGACCAGAGTAAGATTTTCGACATTTTTTGCATGATACTATTGCTAtgctagtttttttttttaattcgttATAATTAAGTGAATACCGAGATGAATTCAAATGATTAAATAGATTAGAATTGTGAGATAGTTTAATTGGAATGCAAATTAGTTAAACAAAACGTATcagaattttttgttttgaatttacTTGCGAACAAGAAAAATTCCATCTCCAAATTCACACGCTGATTTCTGTATACTTGTAAGGTTGAACAATCTTTCTTGTATTCTCAGGTTGTAAATGAATCCCTAAACCCAGTTTGGAATCAAACATTTGATTTTGTTGTGGAGGATGGCTTACACGAAATGTTAATTCTGGAAGTCTACGATCATGATACGTTTGGCAAGGTGAGGATACTTCCTGAATTTGTTTTCTTCCTCCTGAGTACTGCTTGAATTTGAAACATTCAATAACCTctgacaaataaatttatattgcCATAATCTTTTTATACCCACCTTTCTTCTGCTCGTCCAGAGCGGTTTAGGTAGCTTATGCTCGTGGTTTTATTAATTGAACAAATCATTGCTTAAatgaaaaagcaagaaaaaaaaaggtgccTGCATTACCCTGTTCTTTTTATTGTGATATTGGGCGCTTGGTGAATGTTTGGAAACTCATTTTATCATCTTCATCTCCATCTCATCATATCCTTCTGCGTTCTTGAAATCAGTACCGATTGGAGTGTTATGGTAAACGCATGATTATTTCAGGAAAAAATTGGAAGAGTGATCTTAACACTGACTAAGGTCATCTTAGAAGGAGAATACAATGAAACTTTTCCTCTAGATGGAGCTAAATCCGGAAGCATTTCTTTATATTTGAAGTGGACTCCCCAGCACAAATTCCGGGATACTTAGAGGCCTAATTTACgtatttattttagttcatttttttaatgtattatttctattattattattattactattattttgataatttagaTTCGGCAAACTCTTCAGTTTTTGGTTGATCGTAGAAGAAGCCTCCTATAATTCTAGGAGAAAATGAGAATGGTATCTACAAAGCAAAGTATTACATGTGTGTAAATATAGGCTATTTATATCATATTactataatttcattttctttaagtgttttattttgGTGAAAGGAGACTTTATCTGATTATTATGAATTACGTGTATATAAATTGTGGTTGAAATATGTATCTCCATTTATGTAGAGATTATGATATTTATGATTGAGCTCCCAATATAATTGTGGCTAGTAGGCATTCCAGATTTGATTTTGACAAAATAAACATCATTACTTGGAAATTATGTAGTGGAGTCCTTTAAGTACTGTCAATTTGTCTACAGCCTAAAATTCTGGATGCGTGTCACGGCGTCAAGCATGCTCTGATTCATTCTGATACTTATATTGAAATTGGACtttacaataatttttcaatCTATCTACCTTTACTAGTATTTTTTGGACGCATGACTTGTgtttttaaatggtttttatATAGTAAcgtatttttaaattgtattttaattattttacaaaattatatattaaaaataaaaagtgaaaagtaaaatttgtacTTATAATCTAGTGTATTATAACTATAATATACTGATGAATATGATAGGAAGCAGAGAACAAATATCGCTCTCAAGTTGCAAGTCTTTTATTGCTAATATTCAGTGAGTTTATTCTATTATCTAAGATTAACTaacttttaattctaaaattaatgataattgtCAGAaccatttaaaacgcacccaaaaaccCTCTggacggacgccaggtgtcaagcgaagaggatccggaaatcagatagtggaaggcaggtgtcggcagatgagcggacgctcgttttgacaTGGGAAGGAAAACGtgattttcagaaaattcaCGTCACACTCtttgcatgcacccttcttccccaaatTCTGAAAATcccatttctcctccttctctctaaaaactctcccttctctctacgaaacctcaccctttctcttttctGATCTCCGTTCAGGCACCATAAaagcacttccggcgtcaagagcttccagatAAACCGTTCGAtttgtgaagctgagctggtaagtcATTCTCTTCACTCTATCGTTCGTTTTCTTAGACATGCAAACccagttctggtttcatgtgttgatcaccATTCTCAAATGAGTGGTTCTAAGTGTGTTTTGgttttacttggtttagttTTTGGAGAATTGTTGTGCGTTAAGGGTAGAAGATCTGGTAGTGGTGAATTGTATTTTGTCTCTGTGAACGTCCGATcacgctagaggtaagggaagcttattaatttaatttgtatgttaattgtattgcatgaacgttcattgaattgaatgaattaatatgatatatgatggttgctatgttttgattgtatgaagtatgaaaattgatggttgctatgttttgattgtatgaagtatggaaattgactatgatatgaatgtatgaaattatgaagatatatgttgagaaatgagttgaatataaataattctagTATGAAATTTCCCCTATGATAGTGTACattcgtcactgaacggtccttgatcgttcggtttttctagtgaacttggttagaattagattctttcatttgggaagaatcttagttgaggacgagcgtcttcgtttcgaaatactgtgcatgagcattcggccaagcatagttgttccttggtattcggttatgaaattaagtatatatatatatatatatatatatatatatatatatatatatatatatatttgtatatttgcgtttgttcttaaacactaTTCCAAAtcgtatattattatatttatcaagtcttctactataagtttagtagtgtttggtcttacaccaagcgctcgtactgagtagtgtttggtcttacaccaagcgctcgtactgagtagtgctcggtcttacaccaagcgctcattctctttcctataatctatcttgatgaaaatagcgttcattcaacttcaatagagttctctctctaccgtgctcggtcattgactggcattcGATTTTCTTGATGCTAAactcaaataagctaagtattcATAAGCGTccggtttcttcatgtgaattcttctaagtattattctttgaatgtCTTGAACTGTCTGCATCCATTGGTtccggcctagagtcttagtacttggcatggtcttttcggtgttcggttggagctctcaagagtcagttcatctaattggctcactttgtaaGTAACGTTCGTTCTAATTGTTCTTGTGATAtatgattgtactcggtttctttctcaacccgataATAACCCTCTTGGTCTTAATCtgttctggaactggagacctctcggtctcgctccaagtgttcggtctcgttctgagttagggttgaacgttcggtatttggtatccatACGGATCTTTGTGCGAAATGTTTAAGTGAgatgattaataatgaaagatgaagagaatatgatatggattaaatgttttggattatggacgagcgttccggggaggaataactcatgaatgaatattggaatttgtaaagtatgaatgtgggcatgttaagctggcggttcatcttgatgttccgtgattactcgtcctcacgtagaggagggtaagtcatgtgtggaaacggcaggaggttctagtccttatggttaatttggacagataggactaacctcgggtggcagctgttgagggtatcccagttactacatcacccgggtgcacgaacgtcgtagctacacagattttgtacagtccggacagtcagtctagtattaggctttgtatgaaagaaggatgaattatcttgtttgattgattgtgtgaaatatatgtttatacatgaattaaattacataagtttacctTGTGTTttctgtcttgtctgttttaTACGTTCGTCTTTGTCATTTCAAtaatcatccatgtggatgtgagcagaaggagacgagctgctggaagaggcgctggaagaagaaaacttagtagaagtagaagttaagatcgaacagtagaaccgttcggtcagtagtttagtttgatagtaaggtggtcgttcgatcaccttctccTTTTGTTTTGTATGATCGTCCGGTGTtggcttttgtaaaccgttcggtcagacttATTTATCTTGTACAGTTTAAATTTGTAACTCTTTCTGTAAGGCTGTTCGGCCATAAGCATACATTCTcttttaatgtaagactgagctctaatattattaatgtgattattctattatatagttttagactgtatttttgggatgttacaataatcaaatcaatataaatttaaaaataataaaattattttattacaaaatacaaccattttattatttaaaaataataaataaaattatataaatggtATTCCAATATttcatcttaaaaataaaaatgcagtTAACTCTATTAAATACTCcacacaaaagaaaatatatttatctaataaGAGGAAAACATGTATTTATCATCAACACAATTTATcatcaaatatgaaaaacaaaatttacaattaaatatttatcatcaACACAAGTTATCTCATTACAAAAGATATATTAAATACTTCTGTTCAATTGtcaaaatctcattttaataatattttttttattgtgttaagagataaaatttaactctaactcaatttttataatatcaatatttatatattttaaattagttttatttttaataatttattatttactgGGTATTTATTTTAGTGAGTATGACTTCATGTGCAGGATTTACGTGAGAAGGAGGATCCGCATATATACATCCATGTACATACAGATATGTATGGGAAAATATTGTTCACTTTGTGAAGAAAGTAGAAAAATGACCTTACTTTAATTGTTGAATATGTTCTTTGTTTGTGAGTGCATCCTATATTTACATTTACTCTGTATTATGTTTTTGATGTGTCATTTAGAtgtgttgtgtttttatttaagtgtaattaaatatttactatatttgtaattacatattattaattttatcttttcaattttaactttattttaattagaaatataaatttgaatttaatttttatattatttccactatttacatttaaaattatattatatttattttcaaagataaaacactaataatctatttttatctattaaaacacttttttaatttattataaatcacattatatataaaattttctcaaatcatatcatatattTCGTAATCCAAACAATAACAGAGCTATCTTTCTGTTTCTTCGTAACAGAGCTATCTTTCTGTTTCTTCGTAACAGAGCTATCTTTCTGTTCCCTCATAACAGAGCTATCTTTCTGTTCCCTCATAACAGAGCTATCTTTCTGTTCCCTCATAACAGAACCATCTTTCTATTCCCTCATAACAGAGCTATCTTTCTATTCCTTCACATCCATATAGTTACTTTTTCTCAAATCTACTCCCAAATCCAAATCCAAATCCAAATCCAATCACACCCTTCGTATTTTCAGTGTGTTTCTACAAGTTAGAATATAGGTTTTGTTTAGGTAGGGATTAagtgaaaagggaaaataattataattaaaacactTTAAAATAAGTGTATTATTTAAAGCacttattaaaaagttaaaatattgaataaaattacaatattttacaatttatttttatttaatagaaCTTTTAAGAATTCCTATGAACTATACTGAAAGTACTCATTACTactattagttttaaaaaattaattactctCCATATCTAAATCTACAATAACAATcataatatttctatttttggaATAATAATTTCTCAAGACTTCGTGCATGGTTAAAAAGgttttctaattttgaaaataaatatattaactatattatatatgagTTCTTTGATTTCCTTTgacagaaaataataaaaataaagataaattaaacaGTAGATAATAGTTCTCTTTCTCCAAAAATAGAAACAGTGACACTAAATAACCTTGCAAAACACTATAAGAAAATCATGGTTCTTTCAAAagagataaattataaaatagataGAATGGTGATTTTCatcctttaaaatatatagagattcaatctagtaataaaatttaaataaatcaatacaaaatttttgaaaataattttcattttttcatatcATGTTTTTTACTTCAGATGAAATTCACAGTAGTATATAAAGAtctattgaaaaatatatacattaccAGACATTAAACACAAATGTAAAAAATGCAAAagcaaacaaaatttttaaatagagATAAAAGGAAAACAGAAATACTAAAATCATACCTAAGAATGGTTGCTggtttgttttgatgatttggACTGATAGTTGCCATCAGTCAGCATCTGATCTTCCATTCTTGTCTTTTCCAATTTCTGTTTTTTCTCCTTTCCCTTCCTTTCTCCACTCTTCTACTTCCTTCCACACTCCAAAGCACACACAAATCAAATCAACTGAATTTCCTTCGGTCTCTTCTCTGTCTCTCATGGATGACCCTCCCAAACACCGCCTCCTAACTCTCCTAAACGCTCTCAAAGAAGCTTCCAAAGCCCTTCACACCAACACCAACCCTTTCTCCTTCCTCTTCCCAACAGATTCCAGCACCGCTATTGACACGCTCCTCGACCTCGAAGCCAAGGCCCACGCCGTC
This Vigna angularis cultivar LongXiaoDou No.4 chromosome 4, ASM1680809v1, whole genome shotgun sequence DNA region includes the following protein-coding sequences:
- the LOC108331224 gene encoding synaptotagmin-4 yields the protein MGFFGGMIVGIAIGIVLIIGFARHESVRSKRRSDLAKTIAAFARMTVEDSRKLLPPKFYPSWVVFTRRQKLSWLNVQLRRIWPHVDEAVSELIRTNVEPILEQYRPVVLASLTFSKLTLGTVAPQFTGVTILEEDSGPDGVTMDLEMQWDGNPNIVLDIKTRVGVVLPVQVKDIGFTGVFRLIFKPLVNEFPGFGAVCFSLKEKKDLDFTLKVIGGDLSALPGVSDAIEETIRDAIEDSITWPVRQIIPILPGDYSNLELKPVGILEVKLVQARNLTNKDLIGKSDPYAVLFVRPLRSRTKTSKVVNNQLSPIWNEHFEFTIEDAATQHLTIRIFDDEGIQASELIGCAQVSLQDLEPGKVKDVWLKLVKDLEIRRDNKQRGEVHLELLYCPIGMESAIKNPFDPDFSLTSFEKTLKSGEAEVEDPTGSRKRSNVIVRGVLSVTVISAEDLPVVDLMGKADPFVVLSLKKTEKKLKTRVVNESLNPVWNQTFDFVVEDGLHEMLILEVYDHDTFGKEKIGRVILTLTKVILEGEYNETFPLDGAKSGSISLYLKWTPQHKFRDT